A window of Nocardia arthritidis genomic DNA:
AATCGTCTTCGCCGACGGGATGGGGGGTGCGGCTGCGGCCTGCGGCGCGAATGCGATGCCGACCACCACCAGTCCGGCGCCGCACAGCGCGGGCAGAGCATAGAGAACCTTCACCCCTTCATCCTGCGCCCTACTGGACGGTATCGTGCGCGGTGACCGGCTGAAAGTCTGCTGTGAGTTGCCGGGGAAATCTGTTGTGCGGATCGGAAAGTCGCACCATTTATCCGATGTCCGGCGGGTAGGGTCACTGGCTGGTGCGTGTACAGCCATCGGATTTCGAGGGGATGCCTATGGCCGGGCGGTTGGCTGCCGCGGTCGGTGCGGTGGTGTTCGGGGCAGGTGCGCTCGTCGGGCCCGCCGATGCCGCGCCAGTCGGCGTCGGTCCGTGCGCGAACGATCCCGCGCCCACCCACGAGCCGCTGGTTCCCAAAACGCTCGAGGTGCCCATCCCGTATCCGGCGATCACCGTGGTGCCCGAGCGGCCTGCCGAACCGGCGCCGACCCGCACCGAAATGGAGTTGCCGCCGGATCCGTGCACCAACCCGTGCCCGGACCTCACCGACCGGCCCGCACCGCCACCCGGCCTGGCCCAGCAGCTCGGTATCCCGGAAATCCTGTTGCGCCCCAAGCCTTTCTATTTCGCCATACCGGGACCGAGCCCGGAACCGGGACCGGCGCCGCCACCACCCGCGCCGGTACAGCCACCCACCGAACCCGCGGCGCAGACGCCCGCGCGGCCCGCGCCGCGGATCGGCGAAGTCCGCGAGGTCGCCAAGCTCACCGGAGCCGATTCGGTGAACCGCACCGATAAACGCTGGCAGGTGCAGGGCACCGACCTCGGCATCATGTGGGAGAGCGCGCCCGGTGAGGTCGCCGTCGCATTCGGCGATACCGTCGGCCGGGAATTCCATCCGCCCGGCGGTATGGGATCCGATTGGCGCAGCAATGTTCTCGGCTTCAGCACCGACCACAATCTGACCTCGGGCATGATCATCGATCGCATGGTCACCGACGACCGGTGCCACGCCGCGGAGGTGCTGTCCAGCCGCAAACTCGACAATGTCGAGATAACCACCATTCCCACTTCGGGTTTCGCGATCGGCGCGCGACAGTACCTGAGCTATATGTCGATTCGCACCTGGAACAGCATTCCCGGCACCTTCTACACGAATTACGGCGGTATCGCCTACTCCGACGACCACGGCCAGACCTGGACCAAGGATCCGTACGCGCGCTGGGACAACATCTTCGGGCTCGCGAATTTCCAAGTGAGCGCGATGGTTCCGCACGGCGACTACGTCTACATGTTCGGCACGCCGAACACCAGGCTCGGGCAGGTCGGGCTGGCGCGGGTGCCGAAGGATCAGCTCCTCAACACCACCGCCTACCAGTACTGGCGGGACGGGGACTGGACCCCGGTCGGCGGATCCGCCTCGGCGACACCGATCGTCGATGGCACCGTCGGCGAACTCTCGGTGCGATTCGACGCGTCCCGAAACGTGTGGCAGATGAGCTATCTCGATACTCAGCGCACGGCAATCGTTGTGCGCGAAGCGGATTCACCGCAGGGCGAGTGGTCCGATCCCACACCGACGGTCCACGTGTCGGATTATCCGGAACTGTACGGGGGTTTCATTCACCCCTGGTCGTCCGGATCGGACCTGTACTTCAACATTTCGACGTGGAGCGATTACAACGTCTACTTGATGCATGCCACCATCGAGTGACGATCCGCGAGATTTCCGCTGACGGAGGATGTCAGTGATTTGCCGATAGCCTGCCCGGACCCGTTCAGAGGAGAGGCAGCGGATGATCCACAGCGACGAAACCTTCGACGGCACTTGGCCGTTCCGCCCGAACTACACCGAGGCCGCCGGGTTTCGCCAACACTATGTCGACGAGGGTCCCCGGGATGCGCCCGAAACCCTTGTCCTACTGCACGGCGAGCCGACGTGGGGCTATCTGTGGCGGCACCTGATCGGCCCGCTCGCCGCCGACCGCCGCGTGATCGTGCCCGACCATATGGGTTTCGGTAAGAGCGCGACCCCACCGGACCGCGAATACCTGGCCGTCGAACATATCGACAACCTGGAAACCCTGCTGGTCGAGGTGCTGGACCTGGAGCGGATCACCTTGGTGCTGCACGATTGGGGCGGCCCGATCGGCGCCGGATTCGCGGCGCGCCACCCGGACCGGATCGCGCGCATCGTCGCGATCAATACGGTGCTACCACTGGGCCAGCCCGGTTATCAGGAGCTGATGAACGCCAACCACGATGACAGCGCCTGGTTCCGCTGGGCGGGCGCGGCCCAAGCCGACGGCTCACTGGAACAGATCCTCGGCAACGCCGGCCACACCGTGACCCATCTGATGCTGGCCCTACAAACCATCACCCGCCCGGAAATCGTCACACCGACCTGGATACGCGCATACGCAAGCCATTTCACCGACCGCGCGGCCTGCCGCGGAGTGATCCGATTCCCGCAGCAGCTGGTCACCCCAGGCGCGAAACCGCCTGTGCTGCCGCCAGATCCGGAAATCGCGACCATACTGCGGGCCAAACCGGCTCTCCTGCTGGAAGGTATGCGCGACACCGCACTGCTGCCGCGCCACATCATCCCGGCGTTCCGCGCCGCATTCCCGGACGCGCCGGTCATCGAATTGCCTGAGGCAGGCCACTTTCCACAGGAGGACGCACCGGAGGCACTGCTCACCGCGATCGAACTGTTCCTGCAATCGACGGACGTGCGGACAGCAGCCCGCGCCTGACCTGTCCCCGAAGCCCGTCCGTCATGCCGACGGGCGGGCTTCATGCGCCCGCGGATCGCCGACCAGGTATCAGGCGGCCGCGGCGGTGACCGAGATCAGGATCGGTTGTCGGGATGGGTAACCGGGTGGACCACTAGCAACCGCTCGAGGCCGAGAAAATCGTCCGGATTAACCGTGAACAGCGGAAGTTTGTTCGCGATCGCGGTGGATGCGATCAGTAAGTCGACGTAATACCTGCGTGGTTTGCGGCCGACAGCAACGGTAGCCGCATACACCCGGCCGAATGCTCGGGCAGCCGCGGCCGTGAACGGGATCGGCTCGAACTCCGCTTCCGTTCGGCCCAGCACCGCCATTCGCGCGGCAACCTCCTCGGGGTCATCGGTGGCCAGCGGACCAACAGACAACTCGGCGAGCGTGAGCGCGCTGATCGCTTGCTCGGCGGGAAGCTCATTCTGATCCAGTCCATCCATCAGGATGAGCACATTCGTGTCGAGCAAACCCTGTCGCGGCAGCGTCATGTGTCGCGGCCCGCTTCCCGCGCACGATCGAACGGGTCGTACTCCGATTCCTCGAACAAGGCACGGACATCGTCACGAAACCTGCGATTGTCCAGCACCGGCGCACCGGAAAACGCGGCAGCAATTCGCTCTTTCGGGACAAACGTCGGACGCGGGCCGATTGGTGTAACTGTGGCAATCCGGCGTCCGTTGCGAGTGACCGTGAAGGTCTCCCCCCGCTCGACGGCGTCCATGATCTCACTCGCGCGCAGCTTCAGGTCGCGCTGATTGATCTCATGAGGCGTGGACATGAACCAAGTGTAGCCCAATGTCCCACACCGTGGCCCCAATGATCGCGTGCACGATACCGAAGTGCCGTATCCGCAACCAGCTGCTACGCGGCGCGGGGACGCTCTCGATCAAGGCTCTCGATCCGGCTGAAACACCGGTTCGCGCGTAGGCTTCAGCCCGCTACAACGGTTTCGCATGCGCTCGCGGATCGGCGAGCAAGTACTGTGCGGCGGCATAGGTGGCGAGGACGACGCCCTCGGTCAGCCGCCGGGCACGCTCGCTGCGTGCGAACAGCTTGCGCAGCACGATCAGTCCATCGGAGGCAGTGAACAGCAGTGCGCCGAGACCGATCCTGCTGCGCGGGTCGGGGCCTGGGATATTCAGGCCCGCAATTGTTTTCGCTTCGGGAGCCAATTCGGGGTCGGAGGCGAGGACAGCGGCGGCGCCCAGTGTCGCACCGTAAACAGTAAGCGGCACAGCGACATTCGGCGCTTTGGTACGCATAAGAGCGGCGGCGCCGAGCCAGGCGGCCAGTCTCGGCAGTGCGATATCCGGGCGCGGGCGGGCGCCGTGACGCAACCACAGCGTCGAGTATCCGGCCTGCATTACCGCGAAAGCTGAAGCGCCGCAGATCAATCGGCGGTCGTCGTCGGGTTCCATGAGCAGGATGTCGCCGACCGTGGCGGCGGTGAGGGAGCCGAGCAGGACCGTGCGGTCGGCTCGGTTCATGCCGGAACCCTGGGTGGCCACGTCGGCGGCGAGCAGGGGCATCAGGAGTGGTTTGGTCGACCACTGCAAGCGGTCCCGGCCGCGCACCGCGCCGTAGACGGTTACCGCCGCGGCGGCCAGGTAGCCCGCGCGAAAGGGGCGCATGCGATCAGAAGCTCGGCTCGACCGGCTTCGGCGGCAGGGTGACCACCTGTCCCGCATAGCTGAGCCCGGCGCCGAAGCCGAGCAGCAGCGCCAGCTGTCCGCCCTTCGCCTTGCCAGTGACCAGCATCTCCTCCATGGCCAGCGGGATCGACGCGGCCGAGGTGTTGCCGGTGTTCTCGATATCGTTGGCCATCGGGATCTCGTCGGCCAGGCCGAGGTTCTTCTTCATCAGCTCGTTGATCCTGGCATTGGCCTGATGCGGCACGAAGACCTCGATATCCTCCTTGGCCACCCCCGACACCTCCAGCGCCGTGGACAGCGCGCGCGGCAAAGTCACTGCGGCCCAACGGAATACCCGCGGCCCCTCCATCCGCAGCGACATCCGGCCGAGCGGTTCGATCGCCGGATCGGTGCCCTGCATGGCCTGCGCCTTCTGCATGTACTCCAGGAAGTCGACGTCCTGCGCGATGGCGGACGCGTTCTCGCCGTCGCTGCCCCAGACCGTCGGGGAGATGCCGTTCTCCTCGCTCGGCCCGACCACGACGGCGCCCGCACCGTCGCCGAAGATCATCGCGGTGCCGCGGTCGGTCGGGTCGAGACCGACCGTCATCGTCTCCGCCCCGATCAACAGCACGTATTCCGCCGAACCCGCACGGATCAGATCCGCGGCGACACCGAGACCGTAGCCGAAACCGCCGCAGCCGGAGGTCAGGTCGAATGCCGGAATACCGTTCAGCCCCAGGTCGTAGGCGACCTGGGGTGCGCCGTGCGGGGTCAGGGTGAGCCAGCTGGAGGTCGCGAAGATCAGCGCGCCGATCTTCGACCGGTCGATCCCGCTGTTGACCAGCGCCCGCTCACCCGCGGCCGCCCCGATACTGCGCAGCGTCTCGTCACCGCTGATCCAGCGGCGATTGCGGATTCCGGTGCGTTCGAAAATCCATTCCGGGGTCGAGTCGAGGACCTCGCACACCTCGGCATTGCTGACCACCCGGCGCGGGCGGTAGGCGCCGATGCCGAGCATCGAAACGTGCTGCCGATTCTTGTTTAACGCAAGGCTCACCACGATGTGACACTCGACCCTTCACAGAATGAACGAACTGACCGGAGTCCAGGCTAACCCACCGGTAGCTTTCGCAGGTCAGCCGAGTGCCAGGTCCTTCAGTCCGAGGATGGAGCGGTACTCCAGCCCCTCGGCCGCGATGACCTGGTCGGCGCCGGTCTCCCGGTCGACGACGGTGACGACCCCGACGACGGTCGCGCCCGCGTCACGCAGCGCGCGCACGGCGGTGAGCGGCGAATTGCCGGTGGTGGTCGTGTCCTCGACCACGAGCACCCGCTTGCCGACCACGTCCGGGCCCTCGATCTGGCGCTGCATACCGTGCGTCTTGGCGGCCTTGCGCACCACGAACGCGTCGATCGGCCGGCCCGGGGCGTGCATCACGGCCAGCGCCACCGGATCGGCGCCCATGGTGAGCCCGCCGACGGCGTCGAAATCCCAGTCCGCCACGAGCTCGCGCAGTAGCTTGCCGATGAGCGGCGCCGCCCGGTGGTGCAGGGTGGCGCGGCGCAGGTCGACGTAGTAGTCGGCCTCCTTGCCCGAGGACAGCGTCACCCGGCCGTGCACAACGGCCAGCTCGCGCACCAGCGCGGCCAATCTGTCCCGGTCGGATTCGGCGGCCGCGTCCGCGCCGGTCGCCTGGTCTGTTGCCTGATCGATCATTTCTGCGTCCTTCCGCGTGCGTTGAACAGTCCGCGATTCATTCGGGCCGCCAGGGTGCGCGGGATCATTCCCGCGACCGTGGTGATCGCTTTGTACTGCACACCGGGCACGCTGATCACCCGGTCTTTTTCCAGATCGCTCAGCGAACCGGCCACGACCCGGTCCACGCTGAGCCACAGTTGTTTGGGCAGCGACGACATGTCGATACCCGCTCGCTCATGGAATTCGGTGTGCACGAAGCCCGGGCACAGCGCCTGCACCCGGACCCCGGTGCCTGCGAGTCCGCCCGCCAACCCTTCGGTGAAGGATACGACGTAGGCCTTGGAAGCCGAATACGTCGAGCCCCGTCCTGGAATCAAACCGGACACGCTGGCGACATTCACCACCGAACCCTTGGCCGCCGCGATCATCGCGGGTAGCGCGGCCCTGGTCAACCGCACGACGGCGGTGACGTTGACGTCGAGCTGCCGTTGCAGGTCCGCCGGGGACAGCGTCCAGAACGCGCCGGATTGTCCGAAGGCCGCGTTGTTGACCAGGAATTCGACACCCTTTTCGGCGCGCGCGATGACCCGGGCCCGATCGGCCTCGTCCGCCAGGTCCGCCGCGAGCACCTCGGAGCGGGTGCCGAAGCGGCGTTCCAGTTCGTCGGCCAACGCGGCGAGACGATCCTCGTCGCGTGCGACGAGGACCTGGTCGTAGCCGAGCGAGGCCAGTCGCAGCGCGAAGCCGTGCCCGATACCGGAGGTGGGTCCGGTGATCAAGGCGACAGGGCGAACAGCACCGGGCAGACGAGCCGGTGCGGGATTCTCGAAGGTCATGGCTGCTCGAATCGCGATAGGAACGGTAAGGCTGAGCAAGCATGCGCGCAGAATCGGGGCGGGCCGGACCGGCGCGGCCCGGTCACTGCGGTACGGGTCCCTGATACGGGCGGAAGCCCGGATGGAACGGCCCGCCGGCCTGTTCCGGTGTTTCGGCGGACTCCTGGTGCGGCTCGGGGCGGTTCGGTTTCTCCGCCCACTCCTCGTCGTCGTCGGGCCAGTCGTCGTTCTGCCATTCGGCCCGGGCCTTGGCGCGCGCGTCCGGCACCACCGCGAGCGACGGCCGCCGCGGCGCCTCGTGCTCCTCCGGCTCCTCGAACGGTTCCCGTTGTGGGCGGCCGGATCTCGGGTAGTCGTCCCGTTCGTCGTCGAACTCGTCCGGTTCGGCTTCGCGGCCGCGCTGACGCGGATGCGGGCGACCGGGATCGTGACCCGCGCCGTCCATCCCGCGCGGTTCGCTCACCGGCGGCAGCACGTGCAGCAGGCCCGAGAGCCGCAGCACCGCATCGATCGCGGTCTCCCACTCGCGCGCGATGGTGCCGACCGAGAGCATGCCGAGGGTCCAGTTGCCCTCGCTCCACAGCATCTGCACGGAGTCGGGCAGTGATTCGATGAAGGCGACCATCCGCTGATCGACGGCATGCCTGGCGATTTCCGGGTTGGTGGCGAAGACGACACGGTCACCGATCGCGCCGAGCAGTTCGAGATCGGCGTCCTTGGGCGGCGATGCGGTCTTGAGCCGCATATCGATATCGATGTCCGAGCCGATCTGGCGGCGCACCGCGACCAGCGTCGCGGAATCCTCCAGATCGAACAGCACGAACTTCTCGCCCTTGCGGATTCCGGAGACCACGTCGACCGCCGACAGGTAGCCGAGCTTGGCCAGCGCACCGCGCCGCCAGGTGGACGGCAGCGCGGGTTCGAGCGAAACATAGGTGTAGCCCTGAGCTTTCGCCCACACCTGTCGCGCATGCCCGGTCCGCTGCCGCTGTTTCCGATCGAAATAGAGCAGCACGATCGCACCAACCAGTGCGATCGTCGCCAGCCCGAACCACATTGCCGTCATCGCCGTCTACCCTAATGGTTGCTGCCGGACGAAGTCCGCCATTGCCCCGCGCACGGCCGGGGCGAATGCGGGCGTACACCTGGATTGTCCGCCGTCCGGCTCATTTGGGCCCACCGGGCAGCGAAGTGCTGATGATGACCTTCGCCTGAATCGATCCGTCGGCGGCCTTATCCCCTTGCACCACAACCACATCGCCGACGGGCAGATCGGCGGCCTTGGCCGCCGAAACCGAGATCACCTGGGTTTTGTCGTCGGTGTGCACGGTGACGGTCGAGCCGAGCAGCGAGTTGATGGTCAGGGTGCCGCCGCTGTTGGCGGTGATGGTGCCGAGGGTGGCCCCGAGGGTGTCGACATTGCCGAGGCCGGGGATGCTCGGGATGCCGCTGGTGCCCGGCTGGCCGGAGCGGGTCGGCGCGGGCAGTTGGGCCGTGGTGGTGGACTGGGCCGAGGTATTCGACGAACCCTTGTCACCGAGCAGCACGCCCGCGACCACGCCCGCCGCACCGACGAGCAGGATCACTCCGATGCCCAGCAGCACCCAGAGCCCGGTATTTCGGCGCGGCGGCTCCTGCTGGGGCGGCGGGCCGCCCGGCGGAACCGGACCGTTCGGCCCCCACTGCTGCGTGCCGGACCACTGGCTCTCCAGCGTCGGCATCTCACGGGTCGCGTTCGGGGGCGGCGGGGACCACGAATCGAACTGCTCGGCCGCCGGATACGTCGACGGCGCGGACTGGCCGTACGCCTCGTTGTACTCGGTGGTGTGCAGTGACGGTTCGTACCCGGACTTGCCCAGGTATTCGGTCGGCGCTTCCTCCGGCCGCTGCCCCCAGGGATCGTTCGGGTTCGTCATGGGTTCCAGAGTAGAGAAAGTGCGTGCCCCTGGAGGAAGGCACGCACTTCTGATTCTCGAATGACCCGACGACCGCCGGTTACCTGCCCACGACGAGCCCGTCACCATCCGGGCTGACGGACACCTTCACGGTGTCGCCGTCCTGGACCTCGCCCGCGAGCAGCTCCTTGGCCAGCGTGTCGCCGATCGACTGCTGGATGAGCCTGCGCAGCGGACGCGCGCCGTACACCGGGTCGTAGCCGCGCACCGCGAGCCAGAACCGGGCCGAATCGCTGACGTCCAGTTCCAGCCTGCGCTGCGACAGCCGCTTCTGCAGCTGCTCGAGCTGGATGTCGACGATCTGCTCCAGCTGTTCCTCGTCGAGCGCGTGGAACATGACCACATCGTCGAGGCGGTTCAGGAACTCCGGTTTGAAAGCCGAGCGCACCGCGTTCATGACGAAGTCCTTATCACCACCCGCACCCAGGTTCGAGGTGAGGATGAGGATCGTGTTGCGGAAGTCCACCGTGCGGCCCTGGCCGTCGGTGAGCCGTCCCTCGTCGAGCACGGCGAGCAGGATGTCAAATACATCCGGATGCGCCTTCTCGATCTCGTCGAACAGCACCACCGTGTACGGCCGCCGCCGCACCGCCTCGGTCAGCTGACCGCCCTGGTCGTAGCCGACGTAGCCGGGCGGCGCGCCGACCAGGCGAGCCACCGAATGCTTCTCGCTGTACTCGCTCATATCGATCCGGACCATCGCGCGTTCGTCGTCGAACAGGAAGTCCGCCAACGCCTTTGCCAGCTCCGTCTTACCGACGCCGGTCGGGCCGACGAACATGAACGAGCCGGTGGGCCGGTTCGGGTCGGCGACCCCGGCGCGCGCCCTGCGCACCGCGTCCGACACCGCCTGCACGGCTTCCCGTTGTCCGACAACGCGTTTGCCGAGCTCCTCCTCCATCCGGAGCAGCTTCTGCGTCTCGCCCTCCATCAGGCGGCCGACCGGAATGCCGGTCCACGCCGAGACCACCTCGGCGATATCGTCGGGCCCGACCTCCTCTTTCAGCATCACCTCGCCGTCTCCGGCTGCGGCACTTGCCTTTTCGGCGGCGGCGAGCTCCTTCTCCAGCGCCGGGATCTTGCCGTAGCGCAGCTCGGCGGCCTTGCCGAGATCGCCGTCGCGCTCGGCCCTTTCGGACTCGCCGCGCAGGGATTCCAACTGCTCCTTGAGAATCCGGACCTGGTCGATGGCCTTCTTCTCGTTCTGCCAGCGGGTCATCAGCTGGTTGAGCTTTTCCCGGTCGTCGGCGAGCTCCTGGCGCAGCTTGTCCAGGCGCGCCTTGGACGCCTCGTCGGTCTCCTTGCTCAGCGCGACCTCTTCGATCTCCAGCCTGCGCACCGCGCGCTCGACCTCATCGATTTCCACCGGGCGCGAGTCGATTTCCATGCGCAGCCGCGAGGCCGACTCGTCCACCAGGTCGATCGCCTTGTCCGGCAGGAAGCGCGATGTGATGTACCTGTCGCTGAGCGTCGCGGCCGCGACCAGCGCGGAATCGGTGATGCGCACACCGTGGTGCACCTCGTAGCGCTCCTTGATGCCGCGCAGGATGCCGACGGTGTCGGCCACCGACGGCTCGCCGACCAGCACCTGCTGGAAGCGGCGCTCCAGTGCGGCATCCTTTTCGATGTGCTGGCGGTACTCTTCCAGCGTCGTCGCGCCGACCAGGCGCAGCTCGCCGCGGGCCAGCATGGGCTTGATCATATTGCCCGCATCCATCGCCGATTCGCCGGTGGCGCCCGCGCCGACAATGGTGTGCAGCTCAT
This region includes:
- a CDS encoding DUF4185 domain-containing protein; translated protein: MAGRLAAAVGAVVFGAGALVGPADAAPVGVGPCANDPAPTHEPLVPKTLEVPIPYPAITVVPERPAEPAPTRTEMELPPDPCTNPCPDLTDRPAPPPGLAQQLGIPEILLRPKPFYFAIPGPSPEPGPAPPPPAPVQPPTEPAAQTPARPAPRIGEVREVAKLTGADSVNRTDKRWQVQGTDLGIMWESAPGEVAVAFGDTVGREFHPPGGMGSDWRSNVLGFSTDHNLTSGMIIDRMVTDDRCHAAEVLSSRKLDNVEITTIPTSGFAIGARQYLSYMSIRTWNSIPGTFYTNYGGIAYSDDHGQTWTKDPYARWDNIFGLANFQVSAMVPHGDYVYMFGTPNTRLGQVGLARVPKDQLLNTTAYQYWRDGDWTPVGGSASATPIVDGTVGELSVRFDASRNVWQMSYLDTQRTAIVVREADSPQGEWSDPTPTVHVSDYPELYGGFIHPWSSGSDLYFNISTWSDYNVYLMHATIE
- a CDS encoding alpha/beta fold hydrolase; translation: MIHSDETFDGTWPFRPNYTEAAGFRQHYVDEGPRDAPETLVLLHGEPTWGYLWRHLIGPLAADRRVIVPDHMGFGKSATPPDREYLAVEHIDNLETLLVEVLDLERITLVLHDWGGPIGAGFAARHPDRIARIVAINTVLPLGQPGYQELMNANHDDSAWFRWAGAAQADGSLEQILGNAGHTVTHLMLALQTITRPEIVTPTWIRAYASHFTDRAACRGVIRFPQQLVTPGAKPPVLPPDPEIATILRAKPALLLEGMRDTALLPRHIIPAFRAAFPDAPVIELPEAGHFPQEDAPEALLTAIELFLQSTDVRTAARA
- a CDS encoding type II toxin-antitoxin system VapC family toxin, yielding MTLPRQGLLDTNVLILMDGLDQNELPAEQAISALTLAELSVGPLATDDPEEVAARMAVLGRTEAEFEPIPFTAAAARAFGRVYAATVAVGRKPRRYYVDLLIASTAIANKLPLFTVNPDDFLGLERLLVVHPVTHPDNRS
- a CDS encoding type II toxin-antitoxin system Phd/YefM family antitoxin, coding for MGYTWFMSTPHEINQRDLKLRASEIMDAVERGETFTVTRNGRRIATVTPIGPRPTFVPKERIAAAFSGAPVLDNRRFRDDVRALFEESEYDPFDRAREAGRDT
- a CDS encoding lysoplasmalogenase; the protein is MRPFRAGYLAAAAVTVYGAVRGRDRLQWSTKPLLMPLLAADVATQGSGMNRADRTVLLGSLTAATVGDILLMEPDDDRRLICGASAFAVMQAGYSTLWLRHGARPRPDIALPRLAAWLGAAALMRTKAPNVAVPLTVYGATLGAAAVLASDPELAPEAKTIAGLNIPGPDPRSRIGLGALLFTASDGLIVLRKLFARSERARRLTEGVVLATYAAAQYLLADPRAHAKPL
- a CDS encoding beta-ketoacyl-ACP synthase 3 codes for the protein MVSLALNKNRQHVSMLGIGAYRPRRVVSNAEVCEVLDSTPEWIFERTGIRNRRWISGDETLRSIGAAAGERALVNSGIDRSKIGALIFATSSWLTLTPHGAPQVAYDLGLNGIPAFDLTSGCGGFGYGLGVAADLIRAGSAEYVLLIGAETMTVGLDPTDRGTAMIFGDGAGAVVVGPSEENGISPTVWGSDGENASAIAQDVDFLEYMQKAQAMQGTDPAIEPLGRMSLRMEGPRVFRWAAVTLPRALSTALEVSGVAKEDIEVFVPHQANARINELMKKNLGLADEIPMANDIENTGNTSAASIPLAMEEMLVTGKAKGGQLALLLGFGAGLSYAGQVVTLPPKPVEPSF
- the pyrE gene encoding orotate phosphoribosyltransferase → MIDQATDQATGADAAAESDRDRLAALVRELAVVHGRVTLSSGKEADYYVDLRRATLHHRAAPLIGKLLRELVADWDFDAVGGLTMGADPVALAVMHAPGRPIDAFVVRKAAKTHGMQRQIEGPDVVGKRVLVVEDTTTTGNSPLTAVRALRDAGATVVGVVTVVDRETGADQVIAAEGLEYRSILGLKDLALG
- a CDS encoding SDR family NAD(P)-dependent oxidoreductase, whose protein sequence is MTFENPAPARLPGAVRPVALITGPTSGIGHGFALRLASLGYDQVLVARDEDRLAALADELERRFGTRSEVLAADLADEADRARVIARAEKGVEFLVNNAAFGQSGAFWTLSPADLQRQLDVNVTAVVRLTRAALPAMIAAAKGSVVNVASVSGLIPGRGSTYSASKAYVVSFTEGLAGGLAGTGVRVQALCPGFVHTEFHERAGIDMSSLPKQLWLSVDRVVAGSLSDLEKDRVISVPGVQYKAITTVAGMIPRTLAARMNRGLFNARGRTQK
- a CDS encoding DUF5666 domain-containing protein, yielding MTNPNDPWGQRPEEAPTEYLGKSGYEPSLHTTEYNEAYGQSAPSTYPAAEQFDSWSPPPPNATREMPTLESQWSGTQQWGPNGPVPPGGPPPQQEPPRRNTGLWVLLGIGVILLVGAAGVVAGVLLGDKGSSNTSAQSTTTAQLPAPTRSGQPGTSGIPSIPGLGNVDTLGATLGTITANSGGTLTINSLLGSTVTVHTDDKTQVISVSAAKAADLPVGDVVVVQGDKAADGSIQAKVIISTSLPGGPK
- the clpB gene encoding ATP-dependent chaperone ClpB, with amino-acid sequence MDSFNPTTKTQAALTAALQAASAAGNPEIRPAHLLVALLDQTDGIAAPLLKAVGVDPATVRREAQDIVDRLPRATGATTTPQLGREALGAITAAQRLATEMGDEYVSTEHVMVGLAEGDSDITMLLKKYGATADSLREAFTTVRGNHRVTTPDPEGSYQALEKYSTDLTEAARAGKLDPVIGRDTEIRRVVQVLSRRTKNNPVLIGEPGVGKTAIVEGLAQRIVAGDVPESLRGKSVVSLDLGAMVAGAKYRGEFEERLKAVLEDIKNSAGQIITFIDELHTIVGAGATGESAMDAGNMIKPMLARGELRLVGATTLEEYRQHIEKDAALERRFQQVLVGEPSVADTVGILRGIKERYEVHHGVRITDSALVAAATLSDRYITSRFLPDKAIDLVDESASRLRMEIDSRPVEIDEVERAVRRLEIEEVALSKETDEASKARLDKLRQELADDREKLNQLMTRWQNEKKAIDQVRILKEQLESLRGESERAERDGDLGKAAELRYGKIPALEKELAAAEKASAAAGDGEVMLKEEVGPDDIAEVVSAWTGIPVGRLMEGETQKLLRMEEELGKRVVGQREAVQAVSDAVRRARAGVADPNRPTGSFMFVGPTGVGKTELAKALADFLFDDERAMVRIDMSEYSEKHSVARLVGAPPGYVGYDQGGQLTEAVRRRPYTVVLFDEIEKAHPDVFDILLAVLDEGRLTDGQGRTVDFRNTILILTSNLGAGGDKDFVMNAVRSAFKPEFLNRLDDVVMFHALDEEQLEQIVDIQLEQLQKRLSQRRLELDVSDSARFWLAVRGYDPVYGARPLRRLIQQSIGDTLAKELLAGEVQDGDTVKVSVSPDGDGLVVGR